A single genomic interval of Drosophila virilis strain 15010-1051.87 chromosome 2, Dvir_AGI_RSII-ME, whole genome shotgun sequence harbors:
- the Fas1 gene encoding fasciclin-1 isoform X7, whose protein sequence is MFVSCETSALAALLLLCCCTMHAAAADLVDKLRDDSELSQFYSLLEQNPVANSTLSLRSCTIFVPTNEAFQRHKGPTHVLYHITTAAFSKDQLEKTVSSDMNGNPPLYITKSRNGDIYVNNARIIPSLSVELTDREGKRQVMHIIDEVLDPLTALPTAKTEINNLDALQFIQKADQLNVGDNKLRTYRSQVTLMKKESLYQAPGAHTFLLPVDEGFKLSTRSSLVDGKVIDGHVIPNTVIFTAASQHDEPKTSAAFEDQLKVTVSFFKQKDGKMYVKSNTIIGDAKHPQGVVLAEIVKANIPVKNGVIHLIHRPLMIIDTTVTQFLQSFKDNGENGALRKFYEVIMDAGGAVLEGINNLSEVTILAPSNEAWNISSIDNIIRDRKKMTDILNMHIIKDRLNVEKIRQKNANMIAQVPTVNNRTFLYFNINGDDADAVITVEGGGVNATVLQADVAQTNGYVHIIDRVLGVPHTTVLGKLETDPMMSDTYKMGEFSHFNDQLNNTQRRYTFFVPRDKGWQKTELDYPSAHKKLFMRDFAYHSKYILERHLVLADHVFTMKDLAQMSLTTDNVVLPTLRDSLKVKVEEEAGRYVLVWNYKKINVYRPDVECTNGIIHVIDYPLLEEKDIVVSGGSYLPESSICIMLANLIMITIAKFLN, encoded by the exons TTCTATAGTCTGTTGGAGCAGAATCCTGTTGCCAATTCGACGCTCTCGCTGCGCTCCTGCACTATCTTTGTGCCCACCAATGAAGCCTTCCAGCGCCACAAGGGACCCACACATGTCCTCTATCACATCA CCACCGCGGCGTTCAGCAAAGATCAACTGGAAAAGACCGTGTCATCGGACATGAACGGCAATCCTCCGCTGTACATCACAAAGAGCCGCAATGGTGACATCTACGTGAACAATGCGCGCATCATACCCTCACTCAGCGTCGAGCTGACCGATCGCGAGGGCAAGCGACAG GTCATGCACATTATCGACGAGGTGCTAGATCCACTCACTgcgctgccaactgccaaGACAGAAATAAACAATCTCGATGCACTTCAATTTATACAAAAGGCTGATCAGCTGAACGTGGGCGACAACAAACTGCGCACCTATCGCTCCCAGGTTACGCTAATGAAGAAGGAATCGCTCTATCAGGCGCCTGGGGCACACACCTTTCTGTTGCCCGTCGATGAGGGCTTCAAG CTCTCGACCCGCAGCAGTTTGGTAGATGGCAAGGTCATCGATGGTCATGTTATACCAAACACTGTCATTTTCACTGCCGCCTCGCAACATGACGAACCCAAGACTTCCGCTGCCTTCGAGGATCAGCTCAAGGTCACAGTGAGCTTCTTCAAGCAGAAGGACGGCAAAA TGTATGTCAAGTCCAATACAATTATTGGCGATGCTAAGCATCCTCAGGGTGTGGTCCTGGCCGAGATTGTCAAGGCCAATATACCTGTGAAAAACGGTGTGATCCATTTGATCCATCGTCCGCTCATGATCATCGATACGACTGTCACCCAATTCCTACAG TCGTTCAAG GATAACGGCGAGAATGGAGCACTGCGCAAATTCTACGAGGTGATCATGGACGCCGGTGGCGCAGTGCTGGAAGGCATCAACAATCTGTCTGAAGTGACCATTTTGGCACCCAGCAATGAGGCTTGGAACATATCTTCCATTGACAATATTATTAG GGATCGCAAGAAGATGACCGATATTCTGAATATGCACATCATCAAGGATCGCTTGAATGTCGAGAAGATCAGACAGAAAAATGCTAATATG ATTGCTCAGGTGCCAACGGTGAATAATAGAACGTTCCTTTACTTTAATATCAACGGCGACGATGCTGATGCTGTGATCACTGTTGAAGGTGGTGGCGTTAACGCCACAGTGCTGCAGGCTGATGTGGCACAAACCAATGGCTATGTGCATATCATTGACCGTGTGCTAGGCGTGCCGCATACTACTGTGCTGGGCAAGCTGGAAACCGATCCCATGATGAG CGATACCTACAAGATGGGCGAGTTCTCGCACTTTAACGATCAGCTGAACAATACCCAACGCCGATACACGTTCTTTGTGCCCCGCGACAAGGGTTGGCAGAAGACTGAACTGGATTATCCCTCGGCGCACAAGAAGCTCTTCATGCGTGACTTCGCCTACCAT TCCAAGTACATTTTGGAACGCCATCTGGTCCTTGCGGATCATGTGTTTACCATGAAAGATCTTGCGCAAATGTCACTTACCACAGACAACGTGGTGCTGCCCACACTCCGTGATTCACTCAAAGTGAAGGTCGAGGAGGAGGCTGGAC GATATGTGCTCGTGTGGAATTATAAGAAGATCAATGTTTATCGGCCAGATGTTGAGTGCACCAATGGCATTATACATGTCATCGACTATCCGCTCCTGGAGGAGAAAGACATTGTTGTGAGCGGAGGTAGCTATTTGCCAGAATCAAGCATTTGCATCATGTTGGCCAACCTCATAATGATAACAATAGCAAAGTTCTTGAACTAA
- the Fas1 gene encoding fasciclin-1 isoform X4 — MFVSCETSALAALLLLCCCTMHAAAADLVDKLRDDSELSQNTAKSFRRLMPVRFYSLLEQNPVANSTLSLRSCTIFVPTNEAFQRHKGPTHVLYHITTAAFSKDQLEKTVSSDMNGNPPLYITKSRNGDIYVNNARIIPSLSVELTDREGKRQVMHIIDEVLDPLTALPTAKTEINNLDALQFIQKADQLNVGDNKLRTYRSQVTLMKKESLYQAPGAHTFLLPVDEGFKLSTRSSLVDGKVIDGHVIPNTVIFTAASQHDEPKTSAAFEDQLKVTVSFFKQKDGKMYVKSNTIIGDAKHPQGVVLAEIVKANIPVKNGVIHLIHRPLMIIDTTVTQFLQDNGENGALRKFYEVIMDAGGAVLEGINNLSEVTILAPSNEAWNISSIDNIIRDRKKMTDILNMHIIKDRLNVEKIRQKNANMIAQVPTVNNRTFLYFNINGDDADAVITVEGGGVNATVLQADVAQTNGYVHIIDRVLGVPHTTVLGKLETDPMMSDTYKMGEFSHFNDQLNNTQRRYTFFVPRDKGWQKTELDYPSAHKKLFMRDFAYHSKYILERHLVLADHVFTMKDLAQMSLTTDNVVLPTLRDSLKVKVEEEAGRYVLVWNYKKINVYRPDVECTNGIIHVIDYPLLEEKDIVVSGGSYLPESSICIMLANLIMITIAKFLN, encoded by the exons aACACTGCCAAATCCTTCAGGCGCCTTATGCCAGTAAGG TTCTATAGTCTGTTGGAGCAGAATCCTGTTGCCAATTCGACGCTCTCGCTGCGCTCCTGCACTATCTTTGTGCCCACCAATGAAGCCTTCCAGCGCCACAAGGGACCCACACATGTCCTCTATCACATCA CCACCGCGGCGTTCAGCAAAGATCAACTGGAAAAGACCGTGTCATCGGACATGAACGGCAATCCTCCGCTGTACATCACAAAGAGCCGCAATGGTGACATCTACGTGAACAATGCGCGCATCATACCCTCACTCAGCGTCGAGCTGACCGATCGCGAGGGCAAGCGACAG GTCATGCACATTATCGACGAGGTGCTAGATCCACTCACTgcgctgccaactgccaaGACAGAAATAAACAATCTCGATGCACTTCAATTTATACAAAAGGCTGATCAGCTGAACGTGGGCGACAACAAACTGCGCACCTATCGCTCCCAGGTTACGCTAATGAAGAAGGAATCGCTCTATCAGGCGCCTGGGGCACACACCTTTCTGTTGCCCGTCGATGAGGGCTTCAAG CTCTCGACCCGCAGCAGTTTGGTAGATGGCAAGGTCATCGATGGTCATGTTATACCAAACACTGTCATTTTCACTGCCGCCTCGCAACATGACGAACCCAAGACTTCCGCTGCCTTCGAGGATCAGCTCAAGGTCACAGTGAGCTTCTTCAAGCAGAAGGACGGCAAAA TGTATGTCAAGTCCAATACAATTATTGGCGATGCTAAGCATCCTCAGGGTGTGGTCCTGGCCGAGATTGTCAAGGCCAATATACCTGTGAAAAACGGTGTGATCCATTTGATCCATCGTCCGCTCATGATCATCGATACGACTGTCACCCAATTCCTACAG GATAACGGCGAGAATGGAGCACTGCGCAAATTCTACGAGGTGATCATGGACGCCGGTGGCGCAGTGCTGGAAGGCATCAACAATCTGTCTGAAGTGACCATTTTGGCACCCAGCAATGAGGCTTGGAACATATCTTCCATTGACAATATTATTAG GGATCGCAAGAAGATGACCGATATTCTGAATATGCACATCATCAAGGATCGCTTGAATGTCGAGAAGATCAGACAGAAAAATGCTAATATG ATTGCTCAGGTGCCAACGGTGAATAATAGAACGTTCCTTTACTTTAATATCAACGGCGACGATGCTGATGCTGTGATCACTGTTGAAGGTGGTGGCGTTAACGCCACAGTGCTGCAGGCTGATGTGGCACAAACCAATGGCTATGTGCATATCATTGACCGTGTGCTAGGCGTGCCGCATACTACTGTGCTGGGCAAGCTGGAAACCGATCCCATGATGAG CGATACCTACAAGATGGGCGAGTTCTCGCACTTTAACGATCAGCTGAACAATACCCAACGCCGATACACGTTCTTTGTGCCCCGCGACAAGGGTTGGCAGAAGACTGAACTGGATTATCCCTCGGCGCACAAGAAGCTCTTCATGCGTGACTTCGCCTACCAT TCCAAGTACATTTTGGAACGCCATCTGGTCCTTGCGGATCATGTGTTTACCATGAAAGATCTTGCGCAAATGTCACTTACCACAGACAACGTGGTGCTGCCCACACTCCGTGATTCACTCAAAGTGAAGGTCGAGGAGGAGGCTGGAC GATATGTGCTCGTGTGGAATTATAAGAAGATCAATGTTTATCGGCCAGATGTTGAGTGCACCAATGGCATTATACATGTCATCGACTATCCGCTCCTGGAGGAGAAAGACATTGTTGTGAGCGGAGGTAGCTATTTGCCAGAATCAAGCATTTGCATCATGTTGGCCAACCTCATAATGATAACAATAGCAAAGTTCTTGAACTAA
- the Fas1 gene encoding fasciclin-1 isoform X6, translating to MFVSCETSALAALLLLCCCTMHAAAADLVDKLRDDSELSQFYSLLEQNPVANSTLSLRSCTIFVPTNEAFQRHKGPTHVLYHITTAAFSKDQLEKTVSSDMNGNPPLYITKSRNGDIYVNNARIIPSLSVELTDREGKRQVMHIIDEVLDPLTALPTAKTEINNLDALQFIQKADQLNVGDNKLRTYRSQVTLMKKESLYQAPGAHTFLLPVDEGFKLSTRSSLVDGKVIDGHVIPNTVIFTAASQHDEPKTSAAFEDQLKVTVSFFKQKDGKMYVKSNTIIGDAKHPQGVVLAEIVKANIPVKNGVIHLIHRPLMIIDTTVTQFLQSFKFLNDNGENGALRKFYEVIMDAGGAVLEGINNLSEVTILAPSNEAWNISSIDNIIRDRKKMTDILNMHIIKDRLNVEKIRQKNANMIAQVPTVNNRTFLYFNINGDDADAVITVEGGGVNATVLQADVAQTNGYVHIIDRVLGVPHTTVLGKLETDPMMSDTYKMGEFSHFNDQLNNTQRRYTFFVPRDKGWQKTELDYPSAHKKLFMRDFAYHSKYILERHLVLADHVFTMKDLAQMSLTTDNVVLPTLRDSLKVKVEEEAGRYVLVWNYKKINVYRPDVECTNGIIHVIDYPLLEEKDIVVSGGSYLPESSICIMLANLIMITIAKFLN from the exons TTCTATAGTCTGTTGGAGCAGAATCCTGTTGCCAATTCGACGCTCTCGCTGCGCTCCTGCACTATCTTTGTGCCCACCAATGAAGCCTTCCAGCGCCACAAGGGACCCACACATGTCCTCTATCACATCA CCACCGCGGCGTTCAGCAAAGATCAACTGGAAAAGACCGTGTCATCGGACATGAACGGCAATCCTCCGCTGTACATCACAAAGAGCCGCAATGGTGACATCTACGTGAACAATGCGCGCATCATACCCTCACTCAGCGTCGAGCTGACCGATCGCGAGGGCAAGCGACAG GTCATGCACATTATCGACGAGGTGCTAGATCCACTCACTgcgctgccaactgccaaGACAGAAATAAACAATCTCGATGCACTTCAATTTATACAAAAGGCTGATCAGCTGAACGTGGGCGACAACAAACTGCGCACCTATCGCTCCCAGGTTACGCTAATGAAGAAGGAATCGCTCTATCAGGCGCCTGGGGCACACACCTTTCTGTTGCCCGTCGATGAGGGCTTCAAG CTCTCGACCCGCAGCAGTTTGGTAGATGGCAAGGTCATCGATGGTCATGTTATACCAAACACTGTCATTTTCACTGCCGCCTCGCAACATGACGAACCCAAGACTTCCGCTGCCTTCGAGGATCAGCTCAAGGTCACAGTGAGCTTCTTCAAGCAGAAGGACGGCAAAA TGTATGTCAAGTCCAATACAATTATTGGCGATGCTAAGCATCCTCAGGGTGTGGTCCTGGCCGAGATTGTCAAGGCCAATATACCTGTGAAAAACGGTGTGATCCATTTGATCCATCGTCCGCTCATGATCATCGATACGACTGTCACCCAATTCCTACAG TCGTTCAAG TTTCTGAAC GATAACGGCGAGAATGGAGCACTGCGCAAATTCTACGAGGTGATCATGGACGCCGGTGGCGCAGTGCTGGAAGGCATCAACAATCTGTCTGAAGTGACCATTTTGGCACCCAGCAATGAGGCTTGGAACATATCTTCCATTGACAATATTATTAG GGATCGCAAGAAGATGACCGATATTCTGAATATGCACATCATCAAGGATCGCTTGAATGTCGAGAAGATCAGACAGAAAAATGCTAATATG ATTGCTCAGGTGCCAACGGTGAATAATAGAACGTTCCTTTACTTTAATATCAACGGCGACGATGCTGATGCTGTGATCACTGTTGAAGGTGGTGGCGTTAACGCCACAGTGCTGCAGGCTGATGTGGCACAAACCAATGGCTATGTGCATATCATTGACCGTGTGCTAGGCGTGCCGCATACTACTGTGCTGGGCAAGCTGGAAACCGATCCCATGATGAG CGATACCTACAAGATGGGCGAGTTCTCGCACTTTAACGATCAGCTGAACAATACCCAACGCCGATACACGTTCTTTGTGCCCCGCGACAAGGGTTGGCAGAAGACTGAACTGGATTATCCCTCGGCGCACAAGAAGCTCTTCATGCGTGACTTCGCCTACCAT TCCAAGTACATTTTGGAACGCCATCTGGTCCTTGCGGATCATGTGTTTACCATGAAAGATCTTGCGCAAATGTCACTTACCACAGACAACGTGGTGCTGCCCACACTCCGTGATTCACTCAAAGTGAAGGTCGAGGAGGAGGCTGGAC GATATGTGCTCGTGTGGAATTATAAGAAGATCAATGTTTATCGGCCAGATGTTGAGTGCACCAATGGCATTATACATGTCATCGACTATCCGCTCCTGGAGGAGAAAGACATTGTTGTGAGCGGAGGTAGCTATTTGCCAGAATCAAGCATTTGCATCATGTTGGCCAACCTCATAATGATAACAATAGCAAAGTTCTTGAACTAA